One window from the genome of Salvia miltiorrhiza cultivar Shanhuang (shh) chromosome 7, IMPLAD_Smil_shh, whole genome shotgun sequence encodes:
- the LOC130991909 gene encoding major allergen Pru ar 1-like, whose amino-acid sequence MVAITYDMEIPSSIPAARMFKAMVLDADTLIPKIMPQAIKSVEILEGDGGVGTVKIIHFGDGSQFKSVKHRVEAIDKENLTHTYSIIEGDALSDVIESITYHIKIVPTEDGGSICKNRSIYNTKGDVEISEEKIKEGKEKAMAMFKAIEAYLNANPDC is encoded by the coding sequence ATGGTTGCCATCACCTATGATATGGAGATCCCTTCCTCCATCCCAGCTGCAAGGATGTTCAAGGCCATGGTGCTCGACGCCGACACCCTCATCCCTAAGATCATGCCTCAGGCCATCAAGAGCGTCGAGATCTTGGAAGGAGACGGCGGCGTTGGCACCGTCAAGATCATTCATTTTGGCGATGGGAGTCAGTTTAAGAGCGTTAAGCACCGTGTGGAGGCCATCGATAAGGAGAACTTGACACACACCTACAGCATCATTGAAGGTGATGCTCTCTCTGATGTTATCGAATCCATCACTTATCATATCAAGATCGTCCCAACTGAAGATGGAGGAAGCATCTGCAAGAACAGAAGCATTTACAACACCAAAGGCGACGTCGAGATCAGTGAGGAGAAGATCAAGGAAGGGAAAGAGAAGGCCATGGCTATGTTCAAGGCTATCGAGGCTTACCTCAACGCCAATCCCGACTGCTAG